One segment of Candidatus Effluviviaceae Genus V sp. DNA contains the following:
- a CDS encoding aminotransferase class III-fold pyridoxal phosphate-dependent enzyme: protein MNTQSTERPERSERMDFEYSLIDVLALEPEQFPERSAPTLERVLEVIGIVIDDKTSREHLAGEAGGVVDGTSGPRDPLSVPDAVRLAALLGERLDADQSALAAQLLFESELSTGEVIDLHKQYKIPVSHLEDDLLPVRGDGATIWDSWGRSYIDLDSNYSATNLGNSNPELAVGLMNQASLLVSQKEDRIQVARARFLKEIHGMLPEGLDRFYWQNSGGEAVDKTLKVAKAFTAHRGVIAFEGGFHGRTHGAVAVTYNEAYRKPFGLENEDWVHFAEFNNLDSVEKLLKEGKAKTVILELIQGEEGGMRPATPEFAEGLRKLCDDHGAVMIADEVQTGFGRVAEKPGQWFASHRYGVTPDIMAIGKSFGGGYPVTAVVTHGKISDKMVGGYDGSTFGGNPMAMTSALIATRQMKRLDLTRRTVERSKQFADGLSQIDSPAVKGFRTLGLMVAVDLDSADRVPDIQDRMKAHGAHSSLSTGSTLRWMPPLVISPEEVEVVLEAFRAALRETGA from the coding sequence ATGAACACGCAGTCGACGGAGCGCCCGGAGCGCTCCGAACGTATGGATTTCGAGTACTCGCTCATCGACGTGCTGGCGCTCGAACCGGAGCAGTTCCCGGAGCGGAGCGCCCCCACGCTCGAGCGGGTTCTCGAGGTCATCGGGATCGTCATCGACGACAAGACGAGCAGGGAGCATCTGGCGGGAGAGGCCGGAGGCGTCGTGGACGGGACAAGCGGCCCGCGCGATCCGCTGAGCGTGCCGGACGCCGTTCGTCTGGCGGCGCTGCTCGGCGAGCGTCTCGACGCTGACCAGTCGGCCCTCGCGGCCCAGCTCCTCTTCGAGTCCGAGCTGTCGACGGGTGAGGTCATCGACCTCCACAAGCAGTACAAGATCCCGGTGTCGCATCTGGAGGACGACCTCCTGCCCGTCAGAGGGGACGGCGCGACGATCTGGGACTCGTGGGGGCGCTCGTACATCGACCTCGACAGCAACTACAGCGCGACGAACCTGGGGAACTCGAACCCCGAGCTCGCGGTCGGCCTGATGAACCAGGCGAGTCTGCTGGTCTCTCAGAAGGAGGACCGCATCCAGGTTGCTCGGGCGCGCTTTCTGAAGGAGATCCACGGCATGCTGCCCGAGGGGCTCGACCGCTTCTACTGGCAGAACTCGGGCGGCGAGGCCGTCGACAAGACCTTGAAGGTCGCCAAGGCCTTCACCGCTCACAGGGGCGTCATCGCCTTCGAAGGCGGCTTCCACGGCCGCACGCACGGGGCGGTCGCCGTCACCTACAACGAGGCCTACCGGAAGCCGTTCGGTCTGGAGAACGAGGACTGGGTCCACTTCGCCGAGTTCAACAACCTCGACAGTGTCGAGAAGCTCCTGAAGGAGGGGAAGGCGAAGACCGTCATCCTCGAGCTCATCCAGGGTGAGGAAGGCGGCATGCGCCCGGCGACGCCCGAGTTCGCCGAGGGTCTCCGGAAGCTCTGCGACGACCACGGCGCCGTCATGATCGCCGACGAGGTCCAGACCGGCTTCGGCCGGGTGGCCGAGAAGCCGGGGCAGTGGTTCGCGAGCCACAGGTACGGTGTCACACCCGACATCATGGCGATCGGGAAGTCGTTCGGGGGAGGGTACCCCGTGACGGCCGTAGTCACGCACGGGAAGATCTCGGACAAGATGGTCGGAGGCTACGACGGTTCGACCTTCGGCGGGAACCCGATGGCGATGACGTCCGCGCTCATCGCGACGCGACAGATGAAGCGTCTCGACCTGACGAGGCGCACGGTCGAGCGCTCGAAGCAGTTCGCCGACGGGCTGTCGCAGATCGACTCGCCCGCCGTCAAGGGCTTCAGGACGCTCGGGCTGATGGTCGCCGTCGATCTCGATTCGGCCGATCGCGTGCCCGACATTCAGGACCGGATGAAGGCCCACGGAGCTCACTCGTCGCTCTCCACTGGGAGCACGCTCCGCTGGATGCCTCCGCTCGTAATCTCGCCTGAGGAGGTCGAGGTGGTTCTTGAGGCCTTCCGGGCGGCCCTCAGGGAGACGGGAGCGTAG
- a CDS encoding aminotransferase class I/II-fold pyridoxal phosphate-dependent enzyme translates to MKSFRRARRLDRLPPYLFVELDRAKRELKQGGVDLVDLGIGDPDCPTFPEIVDALREACADPSTHVYPSQRGELELRRAVAAWFEERYGVALDPEREVLALIGTKEGLGHLPLALLDPGDTCLVPDPAYPVYQSAAFLAGADVVHMPLDPELGFRPDLDCQPRPVLDEAKLLTVNFPNNPTGAAADPEFFQLLVNRAEEHGFVAVNDGAYSELVFDGPRISLLQADGGREVGVEFHSFSKTFNMTGWRIGFALGNPDVLDALATVKNNVDSGAFTAIQRAAMAALSLPQERIDEQIELYRRRRDALVDGLWEAGWQVHRPHASFYVWAHVPTDEDSATFSRRLLNEAHVVTTPGSGFGPSGEGYVRMALTATEERIAEAVARIRRIL, encoded by the coding sequence ATGAAGAGCTTCCGGCGCGCCAGGCGCCTCGACAGGCTTCCTCCGTATCTCTTCGTCGAGCTGGACCGGGCGAAGCGCGAGCTCAAGCAGGGCGGCGTCGACCTGGTCGATCTCGGCATCGGTGACCCGGACTGCCCGACCTTCCCGGAGATCGTCGACGCCCTTCGCGAGGCGTGCGCCGACCCGTCTACCCACGTCTATCCCTCGCAGCGGGGGGAGCTCGAGCTGCGCCGGGCGGTCGCCGCGTGGTTCGAGGAGCGCTACGGCGTCGCGCTCGACCCAGAGCGCGAGGTCCTCGCGCTCATCGGAACGAAGGAGGGGCTGGGTCACCTGCCGCTCGCCCTGCTCGATCCGGGCGACACGTGTCTGGTACCCGATCCCGCGTATCCGGTCTATCAGTCGGCGGCCTTCCTGGCGGGGGCCGACGTCGTCCACATGCCCCTCGACCCGGAGCTCGGCTTCAGACCGGACCTCGACTGTCAGCCCAGACCGGTGCTCGACGAGGCGAAGCTCCTCACCGTCAACTTCCCGAACAACCCGACCGGTGCCGCGGCCGATCCGGAGTTCTTCCAGCTTCTCGTCAACCGGGCCGAGGAGCACGGGTTCGTCGCCGTCAACGACGGCGCCTACTCGGAGCTCGTGTTCGACGGGCCGCGCATCTCGCTGCTCCAGGCCGACGGGGGGCGCGAGGTCGGCGTCGAGTTTCACTCCTTCTCGAAGACCTTCAACATGACGGGCTGGCGCATCGGCTTCGCCCTGGGGAACCCGGACGTCCTGGACGCGCTCGCGACCGTCAAGAACAACGTTGATTCCGGCGCCTTCACGGCCATTCAGAGAGCGGCCATGGCGGCGCTGTCGCTCCCGCAGGAGCGCATCGACGAGCAGATCGAGCTCTACAGGCGCAGGCGGGACGCGCTCGTCGACGGCCTCTGGGAGGCCGGCTGGCAGGTGCACAGACCGCACGCCAGCTTCTACGTCTGGGCGCACGTCCCGACGGACGAGGACTCGGCGACGTTCTCCAGGAGGCTTCTGAACGAGGCCCACGTCGTCACGACGCCCGGCTCGGGCTTCGGTCCGTCGGGTGAGGGATACGTCCGCATGGCGCTGACCGCCACGGAGGAGCGTATCGCTGAGGCCGTTGCGAGGATCCGGCGAATCCTGTAG
- the folB gene encoding dihydroneopterin aldolase: MDMAEYRVSLENIRLYGYHGATPSERELGQRFEVDVEISADLSGAVAEDSMKKTVNYEKVYRLVESEVVGQKYHLLETMADKIARDVLEQFGALKVTVRVRKPSVPIAGTIDHVEVEVTHTS; the protein is encoded by the coding sequence ATGGACATGGCTGAGTACCGCGTATCGCTTGAGAACATCCGTCTCTACGGCTACCACGGGGCGACGCCGTCCGAGCGTGAGCTCGGCCAGCGCTTCGAGGTCGACGTCGAGATCTCGGCCGATCTGTCGGGCGCGGTGGCCGAGGACTCGATGAAGAAGACCGTCAACTACGAGAAGGTCTACCGGCTGGTCGAGAGCGAGGTCGTCGGTCAGAAGTACCATCTGCTCGAGACCATGGCCGACAAGATCGCGCGCGACGTTCTGGAGCAGTTCGGGGCCCTGAAGGTGACCGTGCGCGTCAGGAAGCCCAGTGTGCCGATAGCCGGGACCATCGACCACGTCGAGGTCGAGGTGACGCACACCAGCTAG